DNA from Streptomyces sp. NBC_01476:
CCGTGTCGACCGCGGCCGCCGCGCCCGTCGCGACCGCGGCCAGGACCGAGCGCGCCGACCGTACGGCCGAGCGCGGCACGGACCGCGGCGGTGACCGGGCCGCGGAGGCCGCGGTCGACACGGCCGAGGGCCGCGACGCCAAGGGCGGCGACAACAGGCAGCAGGGCGGCGGGTCCGGCGACGACCGCCAGGACCGGCAGCGTGGCCAGCGCGGTGACCGCCGCGAGCGGCAGCGGGACCGGCAGCGCAACCGCGGCGAGGACGGCGGCGACGGCGGCAACCGCCAGAACCGCGGCGACCGTGACCGCGGCCAGCAGGGCGGCGGGGGCCAGCAGCAGGGCGGCGGCCAGGGGCAGCAGGGCGGCCAGAGCCAGCAGCAGGGCGGCGGCCCGCAGGACGACGACGAGTTCGGTGACGGCCGCGGCCGGCGCCGGGGCCGTTACCGCGACCGCCGGGGACGCGGCAACCGCCGCGACGAGTTCGGCGGTGGCGGCGAGCCGCAGGTCGCCGACGACGATGTGCTGATCCCGGTGGCCGGCATCCTCGACATCCTCGACAATTACGCGTTCATCAGGACCTCGGGCTACCTGCCGGGTCCCAACGACGTGTACGTCTCGCTGGCGCAGGTCCGCAAGAACGGGCTGCGCAAGGGCGACCACGTCACCGGCGCCGTACGGCAGCCCAAGGACGGCGAGCGGCGCGAGAAGTTCAACGCGCTGGTGCGGCTGGACTCGGCGAACGGCATGGGTGCCGACTCCGGGCGCGGCCGGCCCGAGTTCAACAAGCTCACCCCGCTGTACCCGCAGGACCGGCTCCGGCTGGAGACCGACCCCGGCGTGCTGACCACCCGGATCATCGACCTGGTGTCGCCGATCGGCAAGGGCCAGCGCGGTCTGATCGTGGCCCCGCCGAAGACCGGTAAGACCATGATCATGCAGGCGGTCGCCAACGCGATCACCACGAACAACCCCGAGTGCCACCTGATGGTCGTCCTGGTGGACGAGCGTCCGGAAGAGGTCACCGACATGCAGCGCTCGGTGAAGGGCGAGGTCATCTCCTCGACCTTCGACCGGCCCGCCGAGGACCACACCACCGTCGCGGAACTCGCCATCGAGCGGGCCAAGCGGCTGGTGGAGCTGGGCCACGACGTGGTGGTGCTGCTCGACTCCATCACCCGTCTGGGCCGTGCCTACAACCTGGCGGCGCCGGCCTCCGGCCGGATCCTGTCCGGTGGTGTCGACTCGACCGCGCTGTACCCGCCGAAGCGGTTCTTCGGCGCGGCGCGCAACATCGAGGACGGCGGCTCGCTGACCATCCTGGCCACCGCGCTGGTCGAGACCGGCTCGCGGATGGACGAGGTGATCTTCGAGGAGTTCAAGGGCACCGGCAACATGGAGCTCAAGCTCGACCGGAAGCTCGCCGACAAGCGGATCTTCCCTGCGGTGGACGTCGACCCGTCCGGCACCCGCAAGGAAGAGATCCTGCTGGACCGCGACGAGCTGGCGATCGTCTGGAAGCTGCGCCGGGTGCTGCACGCGCTCGACTCGCAGCAGGCGATCGAGCTGCTGCTGGACAAGATGAAGCAGACCAAGTCGAACGCTGAGTTCCTGATGCAGATCGCCAAGACCACGCCGGGCCAGAACAACGACTGATCCGGCCGGTCACCGAGCGTAGCGATACGCGGCGGCCCGCAGTACCCCGAAGGCGCCCGCTTGTCCCCTGGTGAGGGAGCAGCGGGCGCCTTCGTGCGTCCCCCGGATGGTGGAAGCCGCAGCCCGGGGGGACCATGAAACATCTGACAAATCGGACAATGAACCCATTCTCGGGGGGTAGCAGAACCAGGCAGGAGAGCTGACAGAGAGCAGAGGTGCCGCCATGGCGGACGATCAGCAGGTGCCGGGCGGGTCCAGCCCCCTGGGGGCCTCGGCGGGGCGCAGGCGCCGCCGCAGGGTCCTGCACGTGGTGGCCTGGTCCGTCGCGGGACTGGTGCTGGTCGCGGGCGGCGGCGCCGGCTATCTCTACTACCGGCTGAACGGCAACATCCACAGCGTCGACATCGACTCGGCGCTGGGCCGCGACCGGCCGGCGCGGCTCGCCAACGGCTCGACGGACATCCTGGTGCTCGGCTCCGACTCGCGCTCCGGCGCCAACTCCGTGTACGGCCACAACAGCGGCACCGCCCGCTCGGACACCGCGATGATCGTGCACCTCAACAAGGGCCGCAAGACCGCCAGCGTGGTCAGCATCCCGCGCGACACCCTGGTCACCCGCCCGTCCTGCGAGAACTCCGACGGCAGGGCCGAGCCGGCCGCCCGGTCGGTGATGTTCAACACCGCCTACGCGGTCGGCGGCCCGGTCTGCGCGGTCAAGACGGTGGAGCGGCTCACCGGGCTGCGGATGGACCACTACATCGAGGTCGACTTCACCGGCTTCAAGAACATGATCAACGCGCTGGACGGCGTCCCGCTGACCACCACCCAGGCGATCAACGACCCGAAGAGCCACCTGCGGCTGGCGGCCGGCACCCACACGCTCAGCGGCGAGCAGGCGCTCGGCCTGGTCCGCACCCGGCACGGCGTCGCGGACGGCAGCGACCTGGGCCGTATCCAGCTCCAGCAGGCATTCATGAAGGCGCTGATGAACCGGATCAGCGGCCTCGGCCTGCTGACCAGCCCCACCAAGCTCTTCTCGGTCGCCGACACCGCCACCAAGGCGGTCACCACCGACACCGGCCTCGGCTCGGTCAGCAAGCTGATGGGCCTGGCGCAGAGCGTGCAGCACCTGAAATCCGGCGATGTGCACATGGTGACGCTGCCGGTACGGTTCGCGCCCAGCGACCCCAACCGGGTCGAGCCGATCGGGAAGCAGGCGGACATGGTGTGGGCCGCGCTCAAGGCCGACAAGCCCATCCCGCCCGCCGCCACCAAGGGTTCCGCGGCCGACGACGTCAACGCCGGCACGGTGGTCGGCGGGGACTAGGACGGCCGGCGGGGCGCCGGGGAATGAATCCCGGTGCCCCCCGGTTTGGGGAGATGCGGCCTGTCCTGGCAGACTGGACCGCTGGCCCCGGTTCACGTACCCGCAACCCGCGGATGCGACCCGGCGCCCTCCCGAACCTAGGAGCATCCTTTGAAGAGCGGCATCCACCCCGAGTACTACGAGACCCAGGTCACCTGTACCTGTGGCGCCTCGTTCACCACCCGCAGCACCGAGCCCAGCGGCCAGATCCGCGCCGATGTGTGCTCCGAGTGCCACCCGTTCTACACGGGCAAGCAGAAGATCCTCGACACCGGTGGCCGGGTGGCCCGCTTCGAGGCCCGCTTCGGCAAGGGCAAGGCGGCCGCCGGGTCCGCCAAGAAGTAGCGACCCGAAAGCGCCGGTCTGCGGTCGCCCGCCCCAGGGTGACCGGACCGGCGCTTTGTCGTCCGCACCCCTACTTCTCTCGCCCCCCTTCCTAGCAGGGACTCCATGATGTTCGAGGCCGTCGAGGAACTCATCGGCGAACACGCCGACCTCGAAAAGCAGCTTGCCGACCCCTCGGTCCACGCGGACCAGGCCAACGCCCGCAAGCTCAACAAGCGTTACGCGGAACTCACGCCGATCGTGTCCAGCTACCGCTCCTGGCGGCAGCTCGGCGACGACATCGACACCGCCCGCGAACTCGGCCAGGACGACCCGGACTTCGCCGCCGAGGTGAAGGAGCTGGAGAAGGAGCGCGAGGAGCTGACCGAGCGGCTGCGGCTGCTGCTGGTCCCCCGCGACCCCAACGACGACAAGGACGTCATCCTGGAGGTCAAGGCGGGTGAGGGCGGCGAGGAGTCCGCGCTCTTCGCCGGCGACCTGCTGCGGATGTATCTGCGGTACGCCGAGCGGGTCGGCTGGAAGACCGAGATCCTCGACGCCAACGCCTCCGACCTCGGCGGCTACAAGGACGTCCAGGTCGCGGTGAAGGCCAGGGCGAGCCACGAGCCGGGCCAGGGCGTCTGGGCGCGGCTGAAGTACGAGGGCGGCGTGCACCGGGTGCAGCGGGTGCCCGCGACCGAGTCCCAGGGCCGTATCCACACCTCCGCGGCCGGCGTGCTGGTCACCCCGGAGGCGGAGGACGTCGAGGTCGAGATCGGCCCCAACGACCTGCGGATCGACGTCTACCGGTCCTCCGGGCCCGGCGGTCAGTCGGTCAACACCACCGACTCCGCGGTCCGCATCACCCACCTGCCGTCCGGCCTGGTCGTCTCCTGCCAGAACGAGAAGAGCCAGCTGCAGAACAAGGAGTCGGCGATGCGCATCCTGCGCTCCCGGCTGCTGGCCGCCGCCCAGGAGGAGGCCGAGCGGGAGGCGTCCGACGCCCGCCGCAGCCAGGTCCGTACGGTGGACCGCTCGGAGCGGATCCGCACCTACAACTTCCCGGAGAACCGCATCTCGGACCACCGGGTGGGCTTCAAGGCGTACAACTTGGACCAGGTACTCGACGGGGACCTCGACGCGATGATCCAGGCCTGTGTGGACGCCGACTCGGCCGCCAAGCTGGCCGCGGCCGGCGACGGCAGCAGCTGAGGGGGGAAGCGACAGTGAACCTGCTGCTCGCCGAGGTGGCGCAGGCCGCCCAGCGACTCGCCGACGCGGGCGTGCCGTCGCCGCGCTTCGACGCCGAGGAGCTGGCCGCGTACGTCCACGGCGTCAAGCGCGGTGAGCTGCACAGCGTGGCCGACTCCGAGTTCGACGCGCGCTACTGGGAGGCCGTCGCGCGCCGCGAGGCCCGCGAACCGCTGCAGCACATCACCGGCCGCGCCTTCTTCCGCTACCTCGAACTCCACGTCGGCCCGGGGGTGTTCGTGCCCCGGCCGGAGACCGAGTCGGTGGTCGGCTGGGCCATAGACGCGGTCCGGGCGATGGATGTCGCCGAGCCGCTCATCGTCGATCTGTGCACTGGCTCGGGCGCCATCGCGCTCGCCCTGGCCCAGGAGGTGCCGCGCTCCCGGGTGCACGCCGTGGAGCTGTCGGAACAGGCCCTGGAATGGGCCCGGAAGAACGTCGCGGGCAGCAAGGTCGACCTGCGCCAGGGGAACGCGCTGGACGCCTTCCCCGACCTCAACGGCCAAGTGGACCTGGTCATTTCGAACCCGCCCTACATCCCGCTCACCGAGTGGGAGTACGTGGCGCCAGAAGCCCGCGACCACGACCCCGAACTCGCCCTGTTCTCCGGCGAGGACGGGCTCGACACCATTCGCGGCATCGAACGCACCGCCCAGCGGCTGCTGCGGCCCGGTGGCGTCGTCGTCATCGAGCACGCCGACTCCCAGGGCGGTCAAGTCCCCTGGATCTTCAAGGAGGACGCGGGCTGGGCGGACGCGGCCGACCACCCCGATCTCAACAACCGCCCGCGGTTCACGACGGCTCGGAAGGCGCGGCCGTAACCATGTCTTTGGAGGTCAGCTAATGGCACGGCGATACGACTGCTCCGACGCGACCGAGCGGGTCACGGGTCTGCGGGAGGCCACCTCGG
Protein-coding regions in this window:
- the prfA gene encoding peptide chain release factor 1; amino-acid sequence: MFEAVEELIGEHADLEKQLADPSVHADQANARKLNKRYAELTPIVSSYRSWRQLGDDIDTARELGQDDPDFAAEVKELEKEREELTERLRLLLVPRDPNDDKDVILEVKAGEGGEESALFAGDLLRMYLRYAERVGWKTEILDANASDLGGYKDVQVAVKARASHEPGQGVWARLKYEGGVHRVQRVPATESQGRIHTSAAGVLVTPEAEDVEVEIGPNDLRIDVYRSSGPGGQSVNTTDSAVRITHLPSGLVVSCQNEKSQLQNKESAMRILRSRLLAAAQEEAEREASDARRSQVRTVDRSERIRTYNFPENRISDHRVGFKAYNLDQVLDGDLDAMIQACVDADSAAKLAAAGDGSS
- the prmC gene encoding peptide chain release factor N(5)-glutamine methyltransferase; this encodes MNLLLAEVAQAAQRLADAGVPSPRFDAEELAAYVHGVKRGELHSVADSEFDARYWEAVARREAREPLQHITGRAFFRYLELHVGPGVFVPRPETESVVGWAIDAVRAMDVAEPLIVDLCTGSGAIALALAQEVPRSRVHAVELSEQALEWARKNVAGSKVDLRQGNALDAFPDLNGQVDLVISNPPYIPLTEWEYVAPEARDHDPELALFSGEDGLDTIRGIERTAQRLLRPGGVVVIEHADSQGGQVPWIFKEDAGWADAADHPDLNNRPRFTTARKARP
- the rho gene encoding transcription termination factor Rho, coding for MSDTTDLMGVRADNTVAASDAAAPANGAATAGASRRRRSGTGLDAMVLAELQQLASGLGIKGTARMRKSQLIETIKERQAGGGAGAPQAAADNAVAEKPKRRATSRARLEQADAQPAVDNAPAEPKQIEIPGQPAGETAVSTAAAAPVATAARTERADRTAERGTDRGGDRAAEAAVDTAEGRDAKGGDNRQQGGGSGDDRQDRQRGQRGDRRERQRDRQRNRGEDGGDGGNRQNRGDRDRGQQGGGGQQQGGGQGQQGGQSQQQGGGPQDDDEFGDGRGRRRGRYRDRRGRGNRRDEFGGGGEPQVADDDVLIPVAGILDILDNYAFIRTSGYLPGPNDVYVSLAQVRKNGLRKGDHVTGAVRQPKDGERREKFNALVRLDSANGMGADSGRGRPEFNKLTPLYPQDRLRLETDPGVLTTRIIDLVSPIGKGQRGLIVAPPKTGKTMIMQAVANAITTNNPECHLMVVLVDERPEEVTDMQRSVKGEVISSTFDRPAEDHTTVAELAIERAKRLVELGHDVVVLLDSITRLGRAYNLAAPASGRILSGGVDSTALYPPKRFFGAARNIEDGGSLTILATALVETGSRMDEVIFEEFKGTGNMELKLDRKLADKRIFPAVDVDPSGTRKEEILLDRDELAIVWKLRRVLHALDSQQAIELLLDKMKQTKSNAEFLMQIAKTTPGQNND
- the rpmE gene encoding 50S ribosomal protein L31, producing MKSGIHPEYYETQVTCTCGASFTTRSTEPSGQIRADVCSECHPFYTGKQKILDTGGRVARFEARFGKGKAAAGSAKK
- a CDS encoding LCP family protein, with amino-acid sequence MADDQQVPGGSSPLGASAGRRRRRRVLHVVAWSVAGLVLVAGGGAGYLYYRLNGNIHSVDIDSALGRDRPARLANGSTDILVLGSDSRSGANSVYGHNSGTARSDTAMIVHLNKGRKTASVVSIPRDTLVTRPSCENSDGRAEPAARSVMFNTAYAVGGPVCAVKTVERLTGLRMDHYIEVDFTGFKNMINALDGVPLTTTQAINDPKSHLRLAAGTHTLSGEQALGLVRTRHGVADGSDLGRIQLQQAFMKALMNRISGLGLLTSPTKLFSVADTATKAVTTDTGLGSVSKLMGLAQSVQHLKSGDVHMVTLPVRFAPSDPNRVEPIGKQADMVWAALKADKPIPPAATKGSAADDVNAGTVVGGD